The Microtus ochrogaster isolate Prairie Vole_2 unplaced genomic scaffold, MicOch1.0 UNK32, whole genome shotgun sequence genome includes a region encoding these proteins:
- the Cebpg gene encoding CCAAT/enhancer-binding protein gamma, whose product MSKLSQPATTPGVNGISVIHTQAHASGLQQVPQLVPAGPGGGGKAVPPSKQSKKSSPMDRNSDEYRQRRERNNMAVKKSRLKSKQKAQDTLQRVNQLKEENERLEAKIKLLTKELSVLKDLFLEHAHNLADNVQPISTETTTTNSDDTGQ is encoded by the coding sequence ATGAGCAAGCTGTCGCAGCCAGCCACTACTCCAGGAGTGAACGGAATAAGTGTCATTCATACTCAGGCACATGCCAGTGGCTTACAGCAGGTTCCTCAGCTGGTGCCCGCTGGGCCTGGGGGAGGAGGTAAAGCTGTGCCTCCaagcaagcaaagcaaaaagAGCTCACCCATGGATCGAAATAGTGATGAATATCGCCAGCGCAGAGAGCGGAACAATATGGCCGTGAAGAAGAGCCGGTTAAAAAGCAAGCAGAAAGCTCAAGATACACTGCAAAGAGTGAACCAGCTCAAAGAAGAGAATGAACGGTTGGAAGCCAAAATTAAGTTGCTGACAAAGGAATTAAGTGTACTGAAAGATTTGTTTCTGGAGCATGCACACAACCTCGCTGACAACGTGCAGCCCATCAGCACTGAAACTACGACGACAAATTCTGATGACACAGGGCAGTAG